The Gordonia iterans DNA window CAGGTCGGCGCCGATACCCGGAGCGTGCACGGCGTCGTTCAGCGGGCTGTAGGCAGTCCAGCCGAAGTCGGCGGCGCCGCCGGGGGTGAGGAAGCCGCCCAGGGCCACCAGGTTGCCGAACAGGAAGAGCCAGAAGCCCATCGCGTTCAGGCGCGGGAAGGCGACGTCGGGCGATCCGATCTGCAGGGGCAGCACGAAGTTCGCGAAGCCGATCACGATCGGGGTCGCGTACATCAGCAGCATAACGGTGCCGTGCATGGTGAAGAGCTGGTTGAACTGCTCGTTCGAGAGGAACTGCAGCCCCGGGTGGGTCAGCTCGGCGCGCATCAGGAGGGCCATCAGGCCGCCCGCCAGGAAGAACCCGAACGAGGCCACCATGTACATCTGACCGATCAGCTTGTGATCGGTCGTGGTGATCATCTTGTAGAAGAACGACCCCTTGCGCCCGTAACGCTCGGGATACGGACGAACCGGAGTCACCTCGGTCGTCGGCTGGTCTACCGCGGTCACAGATCCTCCTCCTGGGCGCGATGACGCCTGGACTCTAACCAATGTCGGCGCCGGGTGACATGGAGTCACACCCGCGCTGTCCATTGATCGTAAACCAGAGCCGGGCCGCGTACCGACCGGGTCCTACGATCTGTCGTAATTGGACCCGCCGGGTCGTGATATCCCCTGGTGGAAGGCCCCGGAGGGCCGACGCGCCCACCGGTTCAGGGTCCAGCCGTTCTGCTAGCGTAGGCGCGTGCTCGCTAACTCCCGTCTCCGCCGGATCGCGGCGATCGCCGTCGCCGGAACCCTGGCCGCTGGCCTGACCGCATGCGGCAGCGACGACGACACCCTGCGCACGCCCGACGGCAGCGTGATCTCGACGGTCACCACCCGCATTGCTCAGGCGGACGTGGTCAACGCCGGACGCGACTACGCGCAGACCTGCCTGGCGCCGACGGCACCCGATGACGGCGAGAGCGACGTGGCACGCGTGATCGTCACCGACCCGGCGCTCCTGGATGCCGTCTGCGCGCTGGGAGTGGGTGCCAAGGTCCGGGCGGTCACCGCGCCGGCCGGATCGGTGCCGGCCTATCTCGGCCCGCAGCTGGAGTCGGTGCCGGCCATCGGCGACCGCCCGAGCCGAGAGCAGGTGGCGCAGGCCGCCCCTCAGCTGGTGCTGGCCAGCCCCAGCAGCGCCGGCGACGTCGCCGCACTGCGGAGTTCCGGCGCACTCGGGTCCGCGAAGGTGGTCACCGTGCGCGTGGGCGAGGGCTTTCAGGACTGGCGTGCGACGTTCACCCAGGTCGCCGAAGCGCTGAACCGGTCCGCCGCCGGCAAGGAACGCCTCGCCGAGTTCGATGCCGAAGTCAAGCGGGTGGGCACCGTGCTCGATGCCGGCCATACTCAGGCATCCCTGGTCCGCTTCACCCCCGACGCCGAATTGCTGATGGGCAGCGACAACTTCGGCGCCTCGATCCTGGCGCAGATCGGCGTCCAGCGGCCGGCGCCGCAACGCGGCACCACCCCCGTCGTGGTGGACGACGCGAACTTCGACGACGCCGAAGGCGACCTGATCTACGTCAGCGCCGAGGGCCCCGCCGGCCTGGACCGGGGCAAGTCCGTGATGGAGAGCGACAGGTGGCTCGACATGGGAGCACCCAGCTGGAGCCGCGTTTACTGGATCGACGACCAGGTTTGGTACCGCTCGTCCGGGCTGGCCGCGGCGTGGTTGGTGCTCAACGACGCGAAGTCCTCGTTGAACGGTTGAGGTTCTCGCTCGACGGTCGATCGTGTTGTCCGTACCGTGACGTAGATTTCGCGGCGCGAGCCACTGAGCGCGGGATTCGTCTCGTCCGGCGGTGAGCCGGGAAATGTACGTCACGGCAGGGACAGGAGAGCGGAGGACCGGGTGACCGAACCGAGCCGCCGCGCGTCTCCTGCCTCGCTCCCCCGACTGCCGCTGCGCGCCGTGTGGCGGCCCGGGCTGGGGCTGGCGCTTTGGCCGGGTGACGGGCCGGTCGGTGCGACCGGCGACCGGCCGCTGGGCGAGCTCGCCGACTTGCCCGGCTCGGTGACCGACCTGCTGGCGCACCGCAGATTGCGCCGCACCGTCGATCACACCGGTGCCGACGGCACGCGAGCGCTGCGACGGACCGTGGCCCTGGGCGTTCCCACCGCCGTCGAGCTCCTCGACCGTTGCGAGCACCTCGCGGTGGGCGGTGACGTGGCCTTCTACCGGTACCTGCTCGCCGGGGCCCGCGCGTTCCGCGACGCCGGAGCGGTGGCTCCCGGAGTGCGCACCGCCGGCGACGAGCCCACCGTGCAGTGGTGCCCGCTGCCGGGACCGGCCTGGCAGGGCTGGCAGACGCTGATCGCCGCCAGCGCGCCACCCGCGCTGATCGCGAACGGCGGGACCGCCGCGCTGGCCGACTTCGTGGTCGAGGTGCTCGACGCCGAGTGCCGGCGCGCGCTGGCCGCCGAGCACGGCCGTTCGCGGGTGCCGCTGATCGACGGGCTCGCCGCGCCCGCTCCGGAGCCGTTGCCCGGCGGCGCGTCGGCGGCCGCGGCCTGGCAGAGCTGGCTCGAGACCGGGCGCCCCGACGGGCCGGCGCTGGTGCTCCGCCTGCACGAACCCGAGGATTCGTCGCGCTCGCCTGCGCTTCCCGTCGAGCAGGTGCGCTGGCGTCTCCAGGTCTGCCGCCGGCTCCCCGACGGCGCGGTCGAACCGGTGGCACCGCACCGCCTCGGCCCGCACGACCTCGACGCGCTCACCGGAGAACTGGCCGTGACCGTCGGCGCCTGGCGAGAACTGGTGCGGGCGGAGGCCGATCCGCACACCCTCGACTATCTGCTCACCACCGCGCAGGTCGCGGACTTCTTCGCCACCGGGGCCGCCGCGGTCGGCGAGGCCGGCGTCACCGTCCTGCTCCCCCGGACGGTGGCCGAGGTGAGCCCGACCCTCGCGATCCGCGGCGGCACAGTGCCCGGCGGCGGCGCGCGTCCCGGGCTGGTGGGGCTCGACGAGATCTCCGACTTCGAGTGGCGTCTGGCTCTCGGCGACGGCTCGGTGCCGCTCAGTCAGGACGACCTCGACGAGCTCGCCCGTCAGCACGGCGACCTGGTCCGCATTCGCGGACGGTGGGTGCGCGCGGAGGGGGCGGCGCTCTCGCGCGCGGCCGGGTTCCTTGCCGCCCGCCGCGTCGCCGCCGACGCCGGCGACGACGGCTCCGCGCTCGAACTGGCCGAGCTGATGAGCCTGGTCACCGCGACCGACGACCGCCTGCCGGTACCGGTGACCAGCGTGGAGGGTCTCGGCTGGCTCGACGACGTCGCGGCGGGCGGGACGCTCCGTCCCGAGCCGGTGGAGCCGCCGCCCGGGCTCACCGCCACTCTGCGGCCCTACCAGCAGCGCGGACTCGACTGGCTGCACGCCCTCAGCCGGATCGGCGCGGGCGGCGTGCTGGCCGACGACATGGGTCTGGGCAAGACGGTCCAGGTGATCGCGCTGATCGCCCGTCGTCGTGCCGACGAACCCGACGCGCACCCGGCGCTCGTGGTGTGCCCGATGTCGGTGATCGGCAACTGGCAGCGCGAACTGGAGCGATTCGCGCCGGACCTGGGGGTCGTCGTACATCACGGACCCCGCCGGAACGCATCGGAGTGGTCTTCTGCCGCCACCGATGTGGTGCTCACGACCTTCGCGACGCTGACGCGGGACCGAGCCGACTTCACCGCCCTCCGATGGGATCTGCTGGTGGTCGACGAGGCCCAGCACGTCAAGAACGTCCGCACCGCCGCCGCCAAAGCACTTCGCCTCCTTGATGTTCGACGTCGTGTCGCGCTCACCGGCACCCCTGTCGAGAACCGGCTCGAGGATCTGCGTGCGGTGATCGATCTGGTCAACCCCGGACTGCTGGGCACGGCCTCGCAGTTCCGTGCCCGATTCGCCGAACCGATCGAGCGGGAACGCGACCCGGAGGCCCTGGCGAAGCTGAACGCCCTGACCCGCCCCTTCGTGCTGCGCCGCGAGAAGACCGACCCGGACGTGGCCCCGGACCTTCCGGACAAGACCGAGTTGTCCGTCCGCACCAATCTCACCACCGAGCAGGCCGGCCTCTACCAGGCTGTCCTGAACGATCTGCACCAGGCGCTGGAGGACCGACAGCAGCACGGGCAGCGGCGACGGACCGTTTTGGCGGCGCTGACCCGGCTCAAGCAGGTCTGCAACCACCCCGCGCACTACCTCGGCGACGGCTCGCCCATGCTCCGCCGCGGCAAGCACCGCTCGGGCAAGGTGGAACTGCTCTCCGACATCACCACGACGCTGGTCGACGAGGGTGATCGCGCACTGATCTTCACCCAGTTCGCGGTGTTCGCCGACCTGCTCAGCGGTTGGCTGACGCCGGCACTCGGGCAGCAGATCCCGGTGCTGCACGGCGGTCTCGCCCGGCCCGAACGCGACGCGCTGGTCACCCGATTCACCGCCGCCGACGGCCCTCCGGTGATGATCGCGACGCTCAAGGCCGGCGGGACCGGCCTGAATCTGGTGGCGGCCAACCACGTGATCCACGCCGACCGATGGTGGAATCCGGCGGTCGAGGAGCAGGCGACCGACCGCGCCTACCGGATCGGGCAGACGCGCGCCGTACAGGTCCGCAAGTTCGTCTGCGTGGGAACCTTGGAGGAGCGGATCGACGAGCTGATCGCGGCAAAGCGGGAGTTGTCGGCCCTGACGGTGAGCACCGGTGAGAGCTGGCTCTCCGATCTCGGCGACGACGCGCTCTTCGACCTGTTGGCCCTGCGCGACGATGCGGTGGGCGAATGACGATGGGGAGCCGATAGTGGCGCGGCGCAAGCAATCTCGGCCTCCGGTCCGGGGTTACGGCCTCACTGCGTGGGGCCGTGCCTTCGTCGCCGTCGTCGAGTCGGGCGCCGACCACCGGCATCTGACCGGGGCGCGGCACTACTTCCGCGAGCACCACGTGGAGGGGTTGGCGATCGCGCCCGGGCAGATCACCGCCGCGGTCCGCGGCAGTCAGCTCGATCCGTTCGAGGTGATCCTGCGGCCGCGCACGGTGGACCCGGCGACCGTCGTGGAACTGCTGCGGGCCGGCGGCAACGTCGATGCGCTGCTCGCCCTGGCGCGCGGCGAACAGCCGGGCGCGCTCGGTGAGCTAGTCGCCCCCACCGAGTCCGCCGACGTGGCGTCGTCGTGCACCTGCCCGGATCAGGCCCCGCGCTGCATCCACGTGCTGGCCACCGCGTTCGAGGTGGCCGCGCAGATCGACAAGCAGCCGACCACGCTGCTGCGCGTGATGGGTACCGATCTCCCCGATCTCCTCGCACTGGCGGAGGACCGTTCCGCTCACCGGTCGCCCAGCAACGGTCGAGACTCCGCGGGAGGCCGACACTCCGCGGGCGGTCGATCCGACCTCGACGGTCGAGCCGACCCCGACGGTCGAGCCTCCCTCGACGGTCGAGCCGACCTCGACGGTCGAGTCTCCCTCGATGGTCGAGCGGAGTCGAGACCCCCGTCGCCCGCCGAGCCCGGCGAGCTCGCCGAAACGTTCTATGCCGACCGTGCCCGCCTCCCCGCCCCGCCCACGGTCCCCCGCACCGACGCGCTGACCGACCTCGACGCCGGCGTGCTCCGTCAGGCGCTGCGCGCTTCAGGAGCGGGTGCCACCCAGCTCGCCGAGGCCCTCGACGACCTCGCCGAGCTCTACGCGGCCCTCCGCGACCTCCGATGACGACGCGGCTGACCTGACACCGACCCGACACTGCTCACGCGGGGGTCTCGACGTTGCCATCGATTAATGGTTACATTGAGTAATGGCACGATTGGGTGCCGCAGGCCCGACACGAAAGGTCGTACGGCGAGATGACTACGACAGAATCCGCACCGGTAACCGCCGAGAAGAAGCAGAGCTGGGAGGACATCCGCGCGGGGCGCACCGCAGTGGCCCGCCGCCTGCTCAAGGGGTCGTCGAACCGGTCGTACGACCCGATCATCGACGTCGACTACGACGCCCCGCTGGTCGACGGCAAGTACTTCCTGCCGCCGAAGGTGGTGACGCTGTACGGGACCGAACTCTGGGAGCAGATGACCGACGAGCAGCGGATCGAGCTCTCCCGGCAGGAGATGGCCAACATCCTGTCGGTCGGCATCTGGTTCGAGAACCTGCTCAACCGGGCCCTGCTGATCCGCCTGATGCGCGAGGACCCGGCCGCGGCGACCACGCATTACTCGCTCACCGAGATGGGTGACGAGTGCCGCCACATGACGATGTTCGGCAAGGCCATCGAGCGTTCCGGCACGCGCGCCTACGCCATGCGCCGCTGGCAGCGCGGCGCGATGCACGTGCTGCCGCTGCTGATGCGCGGGACCATGATGTGGGTCATCACGCTCGTCGGCGAAGAGCTGTTCGACGCCATCCAGCGTGAGATCAAGGACGATCCCGAACTGCAGCCGATGGTGGCTCGACTGATGCAGATCCACGTCACCGAGGAGGCCCGGCACATCGGCTTCGCGCGGGACGGCATCGTGCGCCGCGCGCCGATCCGCTCGAACTGGGAGACCTTCGTGTCGGCCAACCTGCACGGCCTGGCCGGCCCGGTGTTCCGCAGACTGTTCACCAACCCGGAGATGTACGCGCGCGCGGGCCTGAGGGATCCGCGGGAGGCTGCGGCGATCGCCCGCAAGAACCCCCACTTCAACGCCGTGCAGGTCGCCTCCTTCGCTCCCCTGTCGACCTTTCTCAAGCAGAACGGACTAATGGGACCGATGGCGACCCGCATGTGGCGCCGTTCGGGGTTCCTGAAGTGACCGCCGTCGCGCTGACCGGAGCCTCGCCCGCCCTCGATCGGCTCCGGCACGCCCTCGACCGGTCACCGCTGCCCTTCGAGGTCGTCGCCGACCCGGCCGAGGCCGATCTGATCGTGACCGGCGATCCGGCCCCGACCCCGAACCATCTCGGAGTGGCCGCCGCGCAGGTCCCCGACACCTTCTTCTGCACCACGGACACCGTCGACTACCTCGTCGCCGCACTGACCGAGGCCCACCTCGCCGGCGCCCACGGGGTTCGCGTCCGGCCGCCCGTTCAGGACCACGCCGACCAGCCCGTGCTCGGATTCCGCTCGCACGTGCGGCGGGCGCTGTCCCGGCTCGCCGACCGGCAGCACCGTTTCGATCCGAACCACTACGACTGGATCACCGAGGAGTCCGTCGAGGCCGAGGTCTTCGACGGCGACGTGGTGGTGACCGTCGGCGACGAGGAGATCGACGCCCGGCTCCGCGCCCGCGGGCACGTCGACGGCAACGACGGCCATTTCCACTGGGCCGGCATGCTCTACAGCGACCGTGCCGCAGAGCTCAAGGGCGACGGCAAATCCCGGGCGCGAGTCCGAATCGGCGACGCCGAGCCGGTGGCCGCCAAGCTCGCCGAACTGACCCAGTGGGGAACGGTCCGGATGACCGGGGTGGGCACTCCCCCGTGGGCCGCTTCGGAGAATTTGTCTTCCGTTTAGTACGGATTCCGCAACAAGCGGAAGGCGAATCCTCCGTCCGGTCAGCGGAGGCGGCCCGCCCGCCGATCTTCGAGGATCTCGGCGAGCAGGGCGCGCGCGTCATCGACGGCCAGATCGCGTGCCACCACCTGCGCCGGACCCGCGACTACCGCGGCCTGCACGTGGGCGATGCCCAGTCGGCGCTGCAGCGGACCTTGCGTGAGTGCCGCGCCCTGGACGTGTCGCCACGGCACCACGGATGCCTTCTCGCTCAGTCGTCCCCAGGTCGCGGAGATCCCCGCCTGCGACAGTGACACGCTCTGCCGACTCCAATCGATCGGCGAGAGCCACTTGGCCCGCTCGGGAGAGCGCCAGTGCCGGATCGGGGTGCGGTCGGCGGCGCCGATCCGGTCGAGCACCGTAGCCGCGTTCGCCTCGACGGACGCATCCGTCCCGACGGCCACCAGCACCGTGTCGCCCGACTGCTCGTCGGACGCGCCGTAACCGGCGATCGACGAGTTGAGTTCGGCCCAACCCGGCCCGCGCCAGAGGAACGGACGACGCACCCGGAGCGCGTGAATGCGGTGCAGGGGCACGGTCTGCTTGCGGGTCGACGCCAGTCCGGCGGTGATCTTCAGCCGCCGGCTCTCCTCGTTCAACGTGAGCGTCTGCCGCCAGAACCGGTCCAGCGGCACCCAGATCAGCCCGAACAGACCGCCCAGGGCGATCACCGCACCGACCACCCCACCCCCGGCGAACCAGGCGACGGCGGCGCCGGCGATCACCGTGAGCGCACCGAACCCGAACGAGAGCGCAATCATCCCGAACAGCATCCGGGCCGGAACCGGCCCGGCCAGGATCCGACCGGGCTCGGCGTCGGGCATCGGGTACGGCATCCCCGGAGCCACACGCCCGGGCGCAGGGGGTTCCGCAACAGCGGGACCGGATGCAGTGGGACCGGATGCAGTGGGACCGGATGCTGCGGGTCCGGGCGCGGAGAGTTCGGACGCGGAGAGTTCGGACGCGGAGAGTCCGGACGGAGCGCGACCCGGAGCCGGGCGAGGCGCGGCCGCGCCCCCGGGGACCGGCCGTGTCCGGGTCGCCGCCAGGATCTCGGCCCGGAGACGTTCCAGTTCGGGCACCTTCAGGTACGAGATCACCAGCGCAGAGTCCGCGCCGCCGGCGGTCTCCACCGTGAGTTCGCCGAGGCCGAGCAGACGCGGGATCAGCGGTTGCCGGATGTCGACCGACTGCACGCGGTCGTACCGGGCGGTCCGGCGCTGCCGGAACAGGATTCCGTGGCCGATCCGGAGCTCCTCGGCGTCGAGCTCGAAGAACCGCTTGCTCCAGCTCCACATGCTCACCGCCCCGACCAGCACGATCAGCACGACCACTCCCGCCGAACCGAGCGCGACCGTCACCAGCGGCGTATCGCCCGCAGCGCCCGCCACCGCGGCGGCGCCGGTCACGACGCCCGTGCCGAAATTGACGACGAGGACGACGATCAGCGCCGTCAGTCCCTTCCATGCCTTGAGCACCGGGGTCAACGGGTGGACACGCTGGCGGCCCGCGCCCAGGTACGTCCCGGATGCGGTCACAGGCCTTCCATCCGGATACGGGCGGCCTCCGACAGCCGGGCGCGCAGGGCCTGCGCGTCATCGCGGGACAGCCCGTAGATCACCGCGTCCGACGTGGCGCTGGCCGTGTGGAGTTTCAGCGTCGCCAGGCCGAACAGCCGCAGCAGCGGCCCCTCCTCCAGGTCGACGAACTGGATCCGCCCGTAGGGCACCACGGTCACCGAGCGCCACAGGATGCCGCTCGCGACCACGAGGTCGTCGGCGAGTTCGGCGTACCGATGCGCGTCGGCGCGGCGCACCGAGATCCACAGGACCAGGAGCAGAAACGCGAGGCACCCCGCGGCGATCAGCAAGATCCACCACTTGGCGAACACCGCCGCGCACACCAGCGCCGCGATCAGCGGGAGCGAACCCGAGACCGCGGCGGACAGCAGCTCAGCGGAGCGGTAGCGCGGCGACATCGGCGTCAGCGCCGTCGAACGCGGGTCGAGGTAGTCGACGGGATATGCGGTCATGGCCCCACCTTAGGGAACCGGTCCGGCGGAGCCTCGTGGCCCGTCGTCGCCGAAGCCCGCACCAGCCCGGGCAGTTCCGCCCCAGCTTTTCCGTTCCGCCCTATACCGGAGCCATAGGGCGGAACGAGTTTCCCGGGGCGCAACCGCGCCCGCGTCAGAAGTCCCAGTCCTCGTCTTCGGTGTTGACGGCCTTGCCGATCACGTACGAGCTGCCCGAGCCAGAGAAGAAGTCGTGGTTCTCGTCCGCGTTCGGCGAGAGCGCCGACAGGATGGCCGGGTTCACGCCGGTCTCGTCCTTGGGGAACATCGCCTCGTAGCCCAGGTTCATCAGGGCCTTGTTCGCGTTGTACTTCAGGAACTTCTTGACGTCCTCAGTCAGCCCGACCTCGTCGTACAGGGCCTCGGTGTAGTCGGACTCGTTGTCGTACAGGTCGTACAGGAGCTCGAAGGTGTAGTCCTTCAGCTCGGCGCGACGCTCCGGCGTCTGCACCTCCAGTCCGCGCTGGTACTTGTACCCGATGTAGTAGCCGTGCACGGCCTCGTCGCGGATGATCAGGCGGATCAGATCGGCGGTGTTGGTGAGCTTGGCGCGCGAGCTCCAGTACATCGGCAGATAGAAGCCCGAATAGAAGAGGAACGACTCCAGCAGCGTGGAGGCGACCTTGCGCTTGAGGGGGTCGTCGCCGCGGTAATAGTCCATGACGATGTGCGCCTTGCGCTGGAGGTACTCGTTCTCCTCCGACCAGCGGAAGGCCTCGTCGATCTCCTTGGTGGAGCACAGCGTTGAGAAGATGGAGCTGTAGCTCTTGGCGTGCACCGACTCCATGAACGCGATGTTGGTGAGCACCGCCTCCTCGTGCGGGGTGGTGGCGTCGGGGATCAGCGAGACCGCGCCGACGGTGCCCTGGATGGTGTCGAGCAGAGTCAGACCGGTGAAGACGCGCATGGTCAGCTGCTTCTCGACGTCGGTGAGGGTGCCCCACGACGGGATGTCGTTGGACACCGGCACCTTCTCGGGCAGCCAGAAATTGCCGGTCAACCGATCCCAGACTTCCGCGTCCTTCTCGTCCGGAACGCGGTTCCAGTTGATGGCGCTGACGCGGTCGACCAGCTTGATCGGCGCACCTTCGGCAGGACTGTGAGCAGACGCAGACATGAGACCCCTGTGGTTGCGAGTGAGACGTTCGATCCCGTACGAGACCACCCAAGCGTAACCCCTCCCGCATGCACAAGACTTAGCGCTTCACGCCGGTGCCGACCACAAGATGCTGTGCCAACTGCCCCGACGGTCGGTCATTTCGGGAAGCGTTCCGGGCGTGTCGCCGTCGCGCCCTAGACTTGGGGCTCCGTACGACGACGACGGTGAGACGAGATGCGGCGCAAGAGCCTCCCGCTGCCCGTGCCCCGGCGCGGGCTGTCGTCGAGGCACGAACGCCCGCGCTGGTGGGCCCGAGCCCGTTCCGGCCGGTGGCGCAGCGACTTACTCGGCGTCGCCACGGGCCGGTCCGGGCCCCCGCTGGTGCGGCGTCGCGTCCGGTACTACCTCTCGCTGCTGGGCCTGGTGGTGGTGATGTTCGGCGCCGAACTCGCCGTGCACTTCACCCACGGTGCGTCGACTCGCTGGCTGATGGCGGCGGTCGCACTGGTCGCCGCCATGCTCGCCCTGGG harbors:
- a CDS encoding AurF N-oxygenase family protein yields the protein MTTTESAPVTAEKKQSWEDIRAGRTAVARRLLKGSSNRSYDPIIDVDYDAPLVDGKYFLPPKVVTLYGTELWEQMTDEQRIELSRQEMANILSVGIWFENLLNRALLIRLMREDPAAATTHYSLTEMGDECRHMTMFGKAIERSGTRAYAMRRWQRGAMHVLPLLMRGTMMWVITLVGEELFDAIQREIKDDPELQPMVARLMQIHVTEEARHIGFARDGIVRRAPIRSNWETFVSANLHGLAGPVFRRLFTNPEMYARAGLRDPREAAAIARKNPHFNAVQVASFAPLSTFLKQNGLMGPMATRMWRRSGFLK
- a CDS encoding ABC transporter substrate-binding protein yields the protein MLANSRLRRIAAIAVAGTLAAGLTACGSDDDTLRTPDGSVISTVTTRIAQADVVNAGRDYAQTCLAPTAPDDGESDVARVIVTDPALLDAVCALGVGAKVRAVTAPAGSVPAYLGPQLESVPAIGDRPSREQVAQAAPQLVLASPSSAGDVAALRSSGALGSAKVVTVRVGEGFQDWRATFTQVAEALNRSAAGKERLAEFDAEVKRVGTVLDAGHTQASLVRFTPDAELLMGSDNFGASILAQIGVQRPAPQRGTTPVVVDDANFDDAEGDLIYVSAEGPAGLDRGKSVMESDRWLDMGAPSWSRVYWIDDQVWYRSSGLAAAWLVLNDAKSSLNG
- a CDS encoding DEAD/DEAH box helicase translates to MTEPSRRASPASLPRLPLRAVWRPGLGLALWPGDGPVGATGDRPLGELADLPGSVTDLLAHRRLRRTVDHTGADGTRALRRTVALGVPTAVELLDRCEHLAVGGDVAFYRYLLAGARAFRDAGAVAPGVRTAGDEPTVQWCPLPGPAWQGWQTLIAASAPPALIANGGTAALADFVVEVLDAECRRALAAEHGRSRVPLIDGLAAPAPEPLPGGASAAAAWQSWLETGRPDGPALVLRLHEPEDSSRSPALPVEQVRWRLQVCRRLPDGAVEPVAPHRLGPHDLDALTGELAVTVGAWRELVRAEADPHTLDYLLTTAQVADFFATGAAAVGEAGVTVLLPRTVAEVSPTLAIRGGTVPGGGARPGLVGLDEISDFEWRLALGDGSVPLSQDDLDELARQHGDLVRIRGRWVRAEGAALSRAAGFLAARRVAADAGDDGSALELAELMSLVTATDDRLPVPVTSVEGLGWLDDVAAGGTLRPEPVEPPPGLTATLRPYQQRGLDWLHALSRIGAGGVLADDMGLGKTVQVIALIARRRADEPDAHPALVVCPMSVIGNWQRELERFAPDLGVVVHHGPRRNASEWSSAATDVVLTTFATLTRDRADFTALRWDLLVVDEAQHVKNVRTAAAKALRLLDVRRRVALTGTPVENRLEDLRAVIDLVNPGLLGTASQFRARFAEPIERERDPEALAKLNALTRPFVLRREKTDPDVAPDLPDKTELSVRTNLTTEQAGLYQAVLNDLHQALEDRQQHGQRRRTVLAALTRLKQVCNHPAHYLGDGSPMLRRGKHRSGKVELLSDITTTLVDEGDRALIFTQFAVFADLLSGWLTPALGQQIPVLHGGLARPERDALVTRFTAADGPPVMIATLKAGGTGLNLVAANHVIHADRWWNPAVEEQATDRAYRIGQTRAVQVRKFVCVGTLEERIDELIAAKRELSALTVSTGESWLSDLGDDALFDLLALRDDAVGE
- the nrdF gene encoding class 1b ribonucleoside-diphosphate reductase subunit beta; translation: MSASAHSPAEGAPIKLVDRVSAINWNRVPDEKDAEVWDRLTGNFWLPEKVPVSNDIPSWGTLTDVEKQLTMRVFTGLTLLDTIQGTVGAVSLIPDATTPHEEAVLTNIAFMESVHAKSYSSIFSTLCSTKEIDEAFRWSEENEYLQRKAHIVMDYYRGDDPLKRKVASTLLESFLFYSGFYLPMYWSSRAKLTNTADLIRLIIRDEAVHGYYIGYKYQRGLEVQTPERRAELKDYTFELLYDLYDNESDYTEALYDEVGLTEDVKKFLKYNANKALMNLGYEAMFPKDETGVNPAILSALSPNADENHDFFSGSGSSYVIGKAVNTEDEDWDF
- a CDS encoding DUF4873 domain-containing protein; its protein translation is MTAVALTGASPALDRLRHALDRSPLPFEVVADPAEADLIVTGDPAPTPNHLGVAAAQVPDTFFCTTDTVDYLVAALTEAHLAGAHGVRVRPPVQDHADQPVLGFRSHVRRALSRLADRQHRFDPNHYDWITEESVEAEVFDGDVVVTVGDEEIDARLRARGHVDGNDGHFHWAGMLYSDRAAELKGDGKSRARVRIGDAEPVAAKLAELTQWGTVRMTGVGTPPWAASENLSSV
- a CDS encoding PH domain-containing protein; translation: MTAYPVDYLDPRSTALTPMSPRYRSAELLSAAVSGSLPLIAALVCAAVFAKWWILLIAAGCLAFLLLVLWISVRRADAHRYAELADDLVVASGILWRSVTVVPYGRIQFVDLEEGPLLRLFGLATLKLHTASATSDAVIYGLSRDDAQALRARLSEAARIRMEGL
- a CDS encoding PH domain-containing protein; translation: MTASGTYLGAGRQRVHPLTPVLKAWKGLTALIVVLVVNFGTGVVTGAAAVAGAAGDTPLVTVALGSAGVVVLIVLVGAVSMWSWSKRFFELDAEELRIGHGILFRQRRTARYDRVQSVDIRQPLIPRLLGLGELTVETAGGADSALVISYLKVPELERLRAEILAATRTRPVPGGAAAPRPAPGRAPSGLSASELSASELSAPGPAASGPTASGPTASGPAVAEPPAPGRVAPGMPYPMPDAEPGRILAGPVPARMLFGMIALSFGFGALTVIAGAAVAWFAGGGVVGAVIALGGLFGLIWVPLDRFWRQTLTLNEESRRLKITAGLASTRKQTVPLHRIHALRVRRPFLWRGPGWAELNSSIAGYGASDEQSGDTVLVAVGTDASVEANAATVLDRIGAADRTPIRHWRSPERAKWLSPIDWSRQSVSLSQAGISATWGRLSEKASVVPWRHVQGAALTQGPLQRRLGIAHVQAAVVAGPAQVVARDLAVDDARALLAEILEDRRAGRLR